The Toxorhynchites rutilus septentrionalis strain SRP chromosome 3, ASM2978413v1, whole genome shotgun sequence genome includes a region encoding these proteins:
- the LOC129777806 gene encoding uncharacterized protein LOC129777806, with translation MTNSHNRADKSGGNVERNFNNHSPQQLGGSNGKRNNFATNNSSGNGARVQKSPSSNYFRSISTFNTVVISKSTSPVSSKGGNNHQHAGSPNRRCHSFNNSSTTHQRSSPGGVSFNTSHGMYTGTLSGSPPNFSHFAGSKCYDAPAPTALPKPPVHWTSPIQSSASSVESTSDSSGTTNVKPTISTSIVNKKVSAISFAKAKSSTKPAMSCATSVAKANVDFTHNLKMILNVQA, from the coding sequence ATGACCAACTCGCACAACAGGGCTGACAAAAGCGGCGGTAATGTCGAACGGAATTTCAACAATCACAGTCCACAACAGCTGGGCGGCAGTAATGGTAAACGAAATAACTTCGCTACTAATAACAGTAGTGGAAATGGAGCGAGGGTACAAAAATCGCCAAGCTCGAACTATTTTCGGAGCATTTCAACGTTCAACACTGTTGTAATATCAAAATCGACGTCGCCTGTAAGTAGCAAAGGCGGAAATAACCACCAGCACGCTGGCTCGCCCAATAGACGGTGTCATAGCTTTAATAATTCCTCCACCACCCATCAACGGTCAAGTCCTGGTGGGGTTAGCTTCAATACATCACATGGAATGTATACTGGAACGCTGTCTGGATCACCACCCAACTTTTCCCATTTCGCTGGTAGCAAGTGTTACGATGCTCCGGCACCCACCGCTCTACCAAAACCACCCGTACACTGGACGTCACCAATTCAATCCTCCGCTTCATCGGTAGAATCAACATCGGATTCTTCAGGTACAACCAATGTCAAACCAACAATTTCAACGTCTATTGTCAATAAAAAAGTTAGCGCAATATCGTTTGCCAAGGCGAAATCCTCCACGAAACCAGCGATGTCATGCGCTACTTCGGTAGCCAAAGCAAACGTTGATTTCACGCACAATCTCAAAATGATCCTGAACGTTCAAGCTTAA